In Dyadobacter subterraneus, a single genomic region encodes these proteins:
- a CDS encoding LytR/AlgR family response regulator transcription factor produces the protein MNILIIEDEIKTAKSLAQIITSIRPEAKIVATIQSVERAVLYLSENTQPDLIFMDIQLSDGLCFQIFESVKVVPPVIFCTAYDNYAIEAFKANGIDYLLKPFKKEHIESALDKLSNLRSYFSAEKPLVPDLELLLKKLGEPDGKKSFLVFNKNKYMTVKTESIAFFYIHNESTCIVTFDQHEYSISQPLEEIQNIVQSSQFYRLNRQYLINFEAVKEVEHYFSRKLFVKLTVPTAEKLLLGKEKVSSFLNWLENR, from the coding sequence ATGAATATATTAATCATTGAAGATGAGATAAAAACAGCCAAATCTTTGGCGCAGATCATTACTTCGATACGCCCCGAGGCTAAAATTGTTGCCACCATACAAAGCGTGGAAAGAGCAGTGTTATATCTGTCAGAAAACACGCAGCCAGATCTGATTTTCATGGACATCCAGCTTTCGGATGGCTTGTGTTTCCAGATTTTTGAGTCCGTAAAAGTGGTTCCTCCTGTGATATTTTGTACGGCTTATGACAATTATGCGATTGAAGCATTTAAAGCAAACGGCATTGATTATCTGCTTAAACCGTTTAAAAAAGAACATATTGAATCTGCGCTTGATAAGCTGAGCAATCTGAGATCTTACTTTTCAGCAGAAAAACCACTGGTGCCTGATCTGGAATTACTATTGAAAAAACTTGGTGAGCCTGACGGAAAGAAGAGTTTTCTGGTTTTCAACAAAAACAAATACATGACCGTGAAAACAGAAAGCATCGCGTTTTTCTACATTCACAACGAATCGACCTGCATTGTAACTTTTGACCAGCATGAATATTCAATTTCCCAGCCTTTGGAAGAAATACAGAATATCGTTCAATCCAGCCAGTTTTACAGATTGAACAGACAGTATCTGATAAATTTTGAAGCCGTGAAAGAAGTAGAACATTATTTTTCACGAAAGCTTTTTGTAAAATTAACCGTTCCTACGGCTGAGAAATTATTACTGGGAAAAGAGAAAGTCAGCAGCTTTTTAAATTGGCTGGAAAACCGCTAG